The following are encoded together in the Methanosarcina flavescens genome:
- a CDS encoding tetratricopeptide repeat protein, translating to MDFDAIDDFVYNVVGIIGSDQKNLCSAVDFALELAERKSISLTILLDLSSACKQQKMVMEEYVFAKACFTRASGKLREDACFALGTAAHVLGFFPEAKASYLEALKENPENGDVRCAYAELLLELGKTEDAEKEYKTVLKASPQHVKANAGYAHLLTDYGYVREAEEYYLRALTVDPDYVPARGGYANLLFELGRLRDAEKEYRRAIELDPEDPSLHHNYGVLLSFLGRSSEAEVEYRKALSLNPRHRRTLFNYGNLLAREGRVSEAEAQYMEALALDQNDAKVHTNYANLLARFGRRYEAEMEYKKALSLDPESAEGHYSYGNLLSEIGRLSEAEEEYKKALALNPYYPPLHYSYGLLMRKMGRFDEAKKEYMKAMQLDPDIGSKMTETWIILD from the coding sequence ATGGACTTCGATGCAATTGATGACTTTGTATATAATGTTGTTGGAATAATCGGATCCGACCAGAAAAATCTGTGCTCTGCAGTTGACTTTGCCCTGGAACTTGCGGAAAGGAAATCCATTTCCCTCACAATCTTGCTTGATCTTTCCAGTGCTTGCAAGCAGCAGAAAATGGTCATGGAAGAATATGTTTTCGCAAAAGCATGCTTTACTCGAGCCTCCGGAAAACTCCGTGAGGACGCCTGCTTTGCACTTGGCACTGCGGCTCATGTTCTGGGCTTTTTCCCTGAGGCGAAGGCAAGTTATCTGGAGGCTCTGAAAGAAAATCCAGAGAACGGAGATGTAAGGTGTGCCTACGCTGAACTTCTTTTGGAACTTGGAAAGACTGAGGATGCTGAGAAGGAATATAAAACCGTACTTAAAGCTTCACCACAGCATGTAAAGGCGAATGCAGGATACGCTCATCTCCTGACCGATTACGGGTATGTAAGGGAAGCTGAAGAGTACTATTTAAGGGCGCTTACGGTTGATCCTGACTATGTCCCTGCACGAGGCGGGTACGCAAACCTGCTTTTTGAGCTGGGAAGACTGAGAGATGCGGAAAAGGAGTACAGGCGTGCAATAGAATTGGACCCTGAAGATCCAAGCCTCCACCACAACTATGGGGTCCTGCTCTCTTTCCTGGGGCGTTCTTCAGAAGCCGAAGTCGAGTACAGAAAGGCTCTCTCTCTCAACCCCAGGCATAGGCGTACTCTTTTTAATTATGGGAATCTCCTCGCAAGAGAAGGCAGGGTCTCAGAAGCAGAGGCTCAGTACATGGAAGCTCTTGCCCTTGATCAAAACGATGCAAAAGTTCATACTAATTATGCAAATCTCCTTGCTCGTTTTGGAAGGCGGTATGAAGCTGAGATGGAATACAAGAAAGCGCTCAGTCTGGACCCTGAGAGTGCAGAAGGACATTACAGCTACGGAAACCTTCTTTCAGAAATTGGACGCTTATCCGAAGCCGAGGAAGAATATAAGAAGGCACTTGCCCTAAATCCGTATTACCCTCCCCTTCACTACAGCTACGGCCTTCTTATGAGAAAGATGGGTCGCTTTGATGAAGCCAAAAAGGAATATATGAAGGCCATGCAGCTCGATCCGGATATAGGAAGCAAGATGACAGAAACCTGGATAATTCTGGACTAA
- a CDS encoding M14 family metallopeptidase, with amino-acid sequence MRALDRFELDLKYSSARQLAADRFMVPGILTEEQVRQVKAAGYIVEKVSDLSQVAEERVQEVSPVNRFAEVAGLSGFKERAIMGYMTADEVESALVNLQAMHPDLVTLIELPHRTWENRISHAVRIRTGTNTDRTGVLFTGSIHAREWGGSDICVNFLVNLINAYRAGSELTYGGKSFPADQVRAILENLDVFVFPDVNPDGKHYSQTYNPNSGDPQHFWWRKNRKPNTNAGASSQGVDLNRNFDFLWSSGIGTSSSPSSFTYKGQSAFSEPETRNVRYLFDTYPNIGYFVDVHSYGGLILYNWGDDNNQTTDSEQNFLNPTYDGKRGNLNDTIYGEFISTQDKDRIISLAERMNNALAAVRGENYTVQQSVGLYPTSATSDDYAFSRHIVNRLNRKVYAYTIEFGQEFVPPFSDMSNIIQDVCAAMNELCLAAAGQ; translated from the coding sequence TTGAGGGCCCTTGATAGATTCGAGCTTGATTTAAAGTATAGCTCTGCGCGGCAACTGGCTGCTGATCGTTTTATGGTTCCGGGTATTTTAACGGAGGAACAGGTTCGGCAGGTCAAAGCGGCAGGTTACATCGTGGAGAAAGTCTCCGACCTTTCACAGGTAGCTGAGGAACGAGTGCAGGAAGTCTCGCCTGTAAACCGCTTTGCCGAAGTTGCCGGGCTTTCGGGATTTAAAGAACGTGCAATAATGGGCTACATGACCGCAGATGAGGTTGAGTCCGCACTTGTCAATCTCCAGGCTATGCACCCCGATCTCGTAACTCTCATTGAACTCCCTCATCGCACCTGGGAGAATAGGATATCTCATGCTGTCCGTATACGCACTGGAACGAACACAGACCGAACTGGTGTACTGTTCACCGGCAGTATACATGCGCGGGAATGGGGCGGTTCGGATATCTGCGTAAACTTTCTGGTCAATCTCATCAATGCTTACCGTGCCGGCAGCGAGCTAACCTATGGAGGAAAGAGTTTCCCTGCAGATCAGGTCCGTGCAATTCTTGAAAACCTTGATGTGTTTGTTTTTCCTGATGTGAACCCGGATGGCAAACACTACAGCCAGACCTATAATCCAAACTCAGGTGATCCCCAGCATTTCTGGTGGCGTAAAAACCGAAAACCGAATACCAACGCTGGGGCTTCCTCTCAGGGTGTGGATCTAAACCGGAATTTCGATTTCCTGTGGAGCAGTGGAATTGGAACCTCCTCAAGCCCATCGAGTTTCACGTACAAAGGACAAAGTGCATTTTCCGAGCCGGAAACCCGCAATGTACGCTATCTCTTTGATACTTACCCGAATATCGGTTACTTTGTGGATGTGCACAGCTATGGCGGACTTATACTGTATAATTGGGGAGATGACAATAACCAGACTACTGATTCTGAACAGAACTTTTTGAATCCCACATATGATGGAAAACGCGGAAATCTAAATGACACAATTTACGGAGAGTTCATATCCACTCAGGATAAAGACAGGATTATAAGTCTAGCCGAACGTATGAATAACGCACTGGCGGCAGTACGTGGGGAGAATTACACCGTTCAACAGTCTGTAGGACTCTATCCGACATCCGCGACATCAGACGACTATGCTTTTAGCCGTCATATAGTAAACAGACTTAACAGGAAAGTTTACGCTTATACTATCGAGTTCGGGCAGGAATTCGTTCCACCTTTCAGTGATATGAGCAATATTATTCAGGATGTCTGCGCCGCCATGAATGAACTTTGCCTGGCTGCAGCAGGGCAGTAA
- a CDS encoding FxsA family protein — MISMFFKLLSIFLIIPIIELYLLIKIGKVIGALNTVLIILITASLGAYLTKSQGFRVLREIQEATSRGYMPGNELLHGFFVLVGGFALLTPGFLSDIIGLSMLIPQMREIYVGFAKGIIRKKIQSGQWQMRMYTNFR; from the coding sequence ATGATCAGTATGTTTTTTAAACTTTTGTCTATTTTCCTGATTATCCCAATTATTGAGCTTTACTTACTCATCAAAATAGGGAAAGTCATCGGGGCATTAAATACCGTGCTCATTATTTTAATAACTGCAAGCCTGGGCGCTTACCTGACAAAATCCCAGGGTTTCCGCGTGCTCCGCGAGATCCAGGAGGCAACGAGCAGAGGTTACATGCCAGGAAATGAGCTTCTTCACGGGTTCTTCGTACTGGTTGGCGGCTTTGCCCTTCTAACTCCGGGTTTCCTGTCCGATATAATAGGGCTCTCCATGCTCATACCCCAGATGAGGGAAATTTATGTGGGATTCGCAAAAGGGATTATAAGAAAAAAGATACAGAGCGGTCAGTGGCAGATGAGAATGTATACTAATTTTCGATAA
- a CDS encoding serine/threonine protein phosphatase → MVSKKVFRKIAAKEELLLLLPEIDRIFDSEHAVFRIDTEPVMIVGDIHGDLQALEYVIEKREEMNCKNFLFLGDYVDRGPQGTEVLIRLFRMKLEDPDHIFLLRGNHETVDMNIYYGFLAEIGFDEEFLLRVSQTYDKMPIAAVLSGHTFCVHGGINGIGSINDIRKEKAFPYLWNDPSNRPGLTTSRRGSTVKEFGPDIVDGFLKTNHLKRIVRGHTALDKGYRWWFDGKLLSLFSCPDYVGLGNTAAFALFEKENIKLFVFGNQQE, encoded by the coding sequence GTGGTATCAAAAAAGGTTTTCAGGAAAATTGCCGCAAAAGAAGAGCTGCTTCTCCTTTTACCGGAGATAGACCGCATTTTTGATTCGGAACATGCTGTGTTTAGAATTGATACTGAACCGGTGATGATCGTAGGGGATATTCACGGGGATTTACAGGCACTGGAATACGTAATAGAAAAAAGGGAAGAAATGAATTGTAAGAACTTTCTTTTTCTCGGGGATTACGTGGATAGAGGACCTCAGGGTACCGAGGTTCTTATAAGGCTTTTCCGGATGAAGCTTGAAGACCCGGATCATATCTTCCTGTTAAGGGGAAATCACGAAACTGTGGATATGAACATCTACTATGGTTTTTTAGCGGAGATCGGATTTGATGAGGAATTTCTCCTTAGAGTAAGCCAGACATATGATAAAATGCCGATAGCGGCTGTACTATCAGGGCACACATTCTGCGTACATGGAGGGATCAATGGGATAGGCAGCATTAATGATATCAGGAAGGAAAAAGCTTTTCCCTATCTCTGGAATGATCCTTCGAACCGTCCCGGACTCACCACTTCGAGGAGAGGTTCAACTGTAAAGGAATTCGGGCCTGACATTGTAGATGGATTTTTAAAGACAAATCATCTGAAAAGAATAGTGAGAGGTCATACAGCCCTTGACAAAGGGTACAGGTGGTGGTTTGACGGAAAACTGCTCTCACTTTTTTCCTGCCCGGACTATGTCGGACTTGGGAATACAGCAGCTTTTGCCCTGTTTGAAAAAGAGAATATAAAGCTGTTCGTCTTCGGGAATCAGCAGGAATAA